The DNA sequence CTCCCACATGTCCTGAAGAATTCGTTGAATCTCTACTACGGCATAACTTTTGATTATCAATCTCTATAATTACTTGTTCTATCTAAAAATTTTTTGTCACTATTATTGCATTCCTAACTACTTTTACTTCTGCAGCAAGATTTGAGTTAACGAATACTCTTGCTGCCAAACTAGTGAGAAATCTTTTCATATGATCCCTGAACACTGCTGTAATTGCACCTAATGATGCATCCACATTAGCTTTAACCCAATTTGTAGGTAACTACTCTTATTCTTCTCCTTGTAATGCTTGGAACTTCACTAATTAACTGGTATTTGCTTTAATAGAACTTTTGCTCTAGATTTTTAGCTCTTATAATTGTTGTTTTAGGATTTAAATCTTTACCTTGGTATATTGCTTGCTTTCTTAATTTCCATACTTTTTAAACCAAGAAACCTACTTTATTCATTTGGCTATTTTGGTCCAAAAgccaattttcaaattttgaaattgaatgctCGTTTGGACAATATTAAATTTGTGCTCCAAACCAAGCTGCTCTTGTCCATGGACAAAGTAGAAGAGCATGCTCTATCGTTTCCAGTACCTGCAAGCAAAGTGGACATAAGGgttattctctttttatatagATTTGAAAAAATTGGAATAATGTCATACAATGCTTTCCAAAAAAACATCTTTATACTTATGGTAAATgactttcttaaatttttttttcaagaaccttGTTGTCATTATTGCTGGCTGGACAATTTTTTGCTTCATCACTTTTTTTTCTACTATATAATAATCTATTTTCACATTATAGACACCATATATTTTGTGAGGCTAAATAAATTTATCTTCTTTCTATATGAAACTAACTAGAGTTCTAAGAATTCTATCTGCACACTCCCAATTAAAGATATCCTTAATCATCTGCTTATTTTAGCCCATACCTTCAATCAAGAGATCTTtgacataattaatttattatctccTCTATTCATCCACTCTTTTCATCCCAATACCAATTATCGTcccatattttaatattttttcattgtCTATGATACTTCTCCAACTCCATGATGCTTGTTTTTCTAATTTGCTTTCCAAAATTCACAATCAGTAAAATAGAAAGCTTTTAGCAATTGTACCTATATAGCCTTTGGATTTTCTATCATCCTCTATGCTTGCTTAGTTAGGTGAGCCAAATTTTAAATATAGAAGTCTTTAAAATCTAAACTACCTTCTTTTTTACTCATGCTAATCTTACTCCATCCCTTCCAATGGATCCCCCTTTCATTTTCATTATTAGCCAACCAAAATTTTGCAATTTTGTTACTTAATTTTTgacaaaaatctttcaaaattttcaaaaaattcatagCATAAGCTAGTATTGCCTGTATCACTACTTTAATTAGAACCTCTTTTCCAGCCTAATTAAGTAGCTTCTCCTTCTATCCATCCAATTTTTTCAAAACTCTATCTTCTATCCAACTCGATGCTTTTCCCTTAGATATTTTACATTGGGCGGGAAGCCCTaaatattttccaaaattttttcatGTAGTCATTAcacaaattttattgatatttactCTTTTTTGAATCGGGATCACGCTTCCATAAGTTAACCCGAAATTGTCTAAATTAATTCTTTGTCTTGAAATTTCAGTGTATGAGTTCAAAATAGTGATTAACTATTAAATCTCTTCTTCATCTGTcttgaaaaaaataatacaatcatCTGCAaacaatagataaaaaattacggGTACAGTTTTAATGTCAGAgattcttctctctcttagaGTTATATCCATTAGGATGGTAAAAATCTTAACTACTATAACAAAAAGGTAAGGGGACAAAGGGTCACCTTGCCTAAGCCCCTTTGAAGCATAATCTTCCTTGagatattttcattaatttttatcttataaATCATTTTTCTTACACATTTTATCATTAGATTCACCCATTGTTGCTCAAATCCAAAAGCTAAGACTAGCTTCAATAAAATTCCACTCCAACTTATCATGCACTTTATTCATATCAATTTTGATGGCCAAAATATGTGATCAATCTCTTCCTTTCTTATTCAGACTATTGAATACCTCTTGAACAATAATAATGTTGTCTTGAATGAGCCTACCTCTAACAAAAGCACTCTATATACGAGACATTATTTTGTCTAAAATCTTTCTTAATCTCAAAACCATGACCCTTGAAATGATTTTATATTTGAAATTGCAACAAATTATAGGTCTAAATTTATTAAGAGTTTCCAATTGCCTAACTTTAGAAATTAGAACAATAATAATCTTGATTCTCCGTCAACCTCATGACTTCTTTCTCGCCACTAATCCATTTTCTCCTATTATCTTTTAATCGCTCTACCCTATTTCAATCTATTCTCAAAATGGTTGAAGCATGAAATAAGGAtgctgatgagtggatattttatatgctttttgatatcattttcatatagttttcagtatgttttgtttaagttttattatattttcataggttttagtgaaaaattcatattttcagattctactttgagtttgtgtgttttatggtgatttcaggtattttctggctgaaattgaggagcttgagtaaaagtctgatttagagacagagaaaggactacagatgctgtcaggatctgacctctgtgCACTCAAAGAGGCTTTTCGaaagctatagaagtccaaatggcacactctcaacAGCTATGGAAATCTAACattcagggatttccagaaatatataatagttcatactttacttaggaaatgaaggcccaaaactggcgttcaacgccagccacatACCCTATTCCTAGCATTGGATGCCCAAAATGGAgcagctggcattcaacgcccaaaagggggtccCATGCCAGCGTTCAACGCTCCCAAGGAGTCCTAGCACATGGAGACACCctttgctcagcccaaacactcaccaagtgggtctgaAAAGTAaatttttgcactacaagactagtttatcttattttataatttttagtcattagattagtatatataggagaagatcacccatgtttaggatcttctaccTCAACTCTTACCCACTTTTATGTTTTACATCACTTTTCCGTAAGCATGAGTCACTAAcatcctaaggttaaggttaggagctctgctgattcttatgaattaataatatcactattctacttcaatctatgcttgattcgaTTCTAaaatgtatattcgttcttcatcctaatgggttgggagtgtaacttgaccgtcattcCAATTCCACATGgattcttgcgagtccttgatgggatagtactgaaccacaagcttgattatacatctcttagacggctaataaatggcttcattggggacttctcaagacatcAGTTTACCTGAGGTGTGGGGTGATTAGGGCCTTGTGGTATAGGATAGAACCCAAGGAGCAGCGTTttctgatccgaaagatccgacattatctgtggtgttttgagtaggatcaccaagggaatagactgctagagcttcaccctcgttcaaattggatgaccactgacccatcgtttgatctgaagcagaagaGATTAATAACCGCTGACCCGGGGTTAATTatttacagcctgccatggaatgaatcaatcagaagttggagtaTATGGTGAGAAACGTTGATCCAAaaagaagaagcatctccgaagcctcaatcgttctcataccattgatttcacacctatctagtaaagttttaattatttatctgttttatttgtttttcatgacaaactataatttctatccgccaaactaagatctacaaggtaaccattgcttgctcaaaccaacaatctccgtgggatcgactctcactcacctgaggtattacttggacgacccagtatatTTGCCTgtctatctgtgcgaaacgtGCGGAGTCAGTTTCGTGCACCAGATGCATTTTTGTTCCCTATCTTCAACCACTTTACCCTAGCCTTCTGACCTCAATATTTCTCTTCTGGTCTCCATAACTATTACATTTTACTTTGCACCTCTTTAATTTTCTCATGTTGCTCATTTGAAAAGTTAGAGGACCATAAATTATATCATTTTAACTCTAGTTTATCAATCTCTTTGTCAGTCCTTTTGAATGTGCTTTTGCTCtattttttaattctcttttacaacttttctttcttcttgtaaTACTAGCCCAACTTTTGCCATCATTTCTATCCTCTATATCCCATCTTCTTTTACTAATATTTTCACATTCTTGATGATTAATCTAAATGCCTCAAATTTAAAGTACCGATTCCTTATTTTCTCTGATTATAAATGAAGGACAATAGGGGAATGGTCAAAACTTATAGCAGATAAAGCACTTAATGATGCATGATGAAATCTTCTTCTCGATTCCCAATTAGCCATCGCCCTATCTATTCCCTCCCTAGTCACAAAATCATTCCTTGGATTATTAAACCATATAAATTTATCCCCCTTTAAATCTATACCCATAAGCACATTATTGTCCACAAAAGTTCTAAAATCCTGAATTCGCCTCTTAGATCTCATTTGTAGTCCTATCTTTTTCTCTTGATCTAGAATTTCATTAAAGACTCCTATGATTGATCTAGATTCACTTTGGTTTATTATTTCTGTTGTTATTTCTCTCTATTACTCTTGCCTTTTCCTAGGATCTGGATGCCTATACACAAATATAGTTTTTCACTCCtcactatttttatatttaatattagttataataaaattagaacaccaaacataaacatGAGCATTAACATTAGCATTCAAAAATAAACCAAGGCCCTGGATAAGCTCAAGGATTTCACACAAAACATATTATCAAAATGTAACTTTCTTTTAATCTTATCTATACTACTTTTTTTACCCTTAGTCTCAAGAAGAAACAAAATGGATAGCTTCATTATTTTACATAGATGATGTATTTCTGTAACTGTCGCGGATGCCGTCAACCCGTGACAGTTCCAACTAATGATAGTCATTGCTGAGGGTGTTCATGATTCGGCTCGCCTCCTCAGCCATGAGATCATTTACCTGAatcttttgtcttttgtttgagtttatcATTTTCTCAGCTCCTTCTTTGTTGCCAATTATTCCTTCTAGCATGAGTAGATcattttctcctcttttttcttttaatgcacAAGCtgctattaataatttaaatcagCTCCATCTCCCACTACTTCGTTTTCTCTTTCTCTGGATTATTATCTTCATTTCCTTCTTTCATTGCCAACTCCATAAAATAAAAGTTCCCATCTTTAGTGTTTTGTTTAAAAACCCTGTTGGATTTTCACACATAATCCTCttctttatgtttttctttgcttttccaAATAATCTCTCTGCCAGTAGCCAATTCCTTTTTCACGTCCTGCTCAATCCCTCCTTTTGAACACTCCTTAATTGTTGTTCTGTTGTTACCTCATTCCTCTCTTAAAATGCTCTTGATTGATCTATTATAATTTGGGATCATTACTGGATACTTGACTTAGGCATCATTATCTTTGTTTCTACTACTCTTTTCTAATCTGTTAGTTTTTGCTCTGATCTGCTTATTGGACTCTATGTTCTCACTTGTCCTTCTTGCTTCAGCATCAATCTGGCTCATATTAATGTTAGAAGGGTTGGTTCCTTTTTTAGTCCCAAAATGTATTTCCATATTGTGGCCTATTTTTATAATCCACTTCTCTTTAAATGATTTTAGAGTTCCTTCCAAGGAAGCAATTAGATCTAAATCCTGGGCACGAATTCGGTACGCGTGATGTGTTAACGCACCGAAACGCCAAAAAGCACTTTGGTGCACCGGTCAGCCAAGAAGTGCCTGAATAAAAATGCATGCTTTTCTTGGGCCATTTCTACAATTTCATATAAAATAGAAGGGTCACTTTTTCGATTTTTAAAATGAACACATTAAACTTAATTGTTAAAATTAGTTGGACAACTATTATTGTCGCTAACCTCCTCCTCTAACCCAGGTTCTCTTCCTCCCCTTCCACTCCGTCGCAATTGCACCGTCCCTTCCATTATCTCCACCGCCGACAACGATTGAAACCTCCCATTCAGCTAACTACTTCTCCTCCCCACTTAATCATGGTGGTTTTGGCAGCGTCTTATTCTAGTAATTCATTAGACAAGATTCACAGTTTTTGAACCACAAAACACTCATTTTTTTGGGGATTGAGAAAGTGTTCAGTGTTAACCCTTTTGATTAGGCGGATCCAAGAAGACTAACAGCATCTCATCTGACCACGACGGTACCTGATCTTCATTGTCAGCTGTCTTCGATAGTTGATGGCGTCGCCGTCTCGATGAATAGCGTTTGATGGTATTGTCATCTCCATAAATGGAAAGAAGGTACCCATTGTATTATCACCTTTCACTTGATTTATAAATATCTCCTTTTGTGTTCATATAGGTTGCCAATTTTCCTTGAAGGATATCTCCCAATTTTGCGTGTTTTGCTAAATTATCGTATTGTTGTTATTTGGCATAGGGTTGCCAGGGATGAAGATATCTCTGGGGGCGTGTGTATCGCCGAGGAAGCAGAAATGTACGATGGAGCAGACCATGGAGTTGGATTGGTTGAGGGCGAAGGCTTTGAAGGGATAGAGTCAGACGATTACGAGTTACACGAAGATGAAACAGGACACGACCATCATGCAGAGGCCGATGTCGATAGTGCGGATGTGGTTGAATTGGAAGACAATTTGGACAACATCGGAGGAATGTCTGACAATTTTGCGGATGATGACTTATACGCTATTGATTGTGGCAAATCGATAAATTCGATTGATTTTTTGAACTTGAGCGAGGAGGAAGTTTTCCGCTTTAATTTCGCAGATGTTTACATTGCGTTTTAGTTCTACCAGCAATATGCAAAGCACCATGGCTTTGGAGTGAGACGTTCAAGGAGTGAAAAATGTGGCGAAGTAAGGATACGGTAGGAATTTGTGTGCCATCGACAAGGGTACCGATCCCGGAGGTTCTACTCAATTCCAAACCAGCAAAAGAGGCCAAAGGACGAGACACAGTGTGGATGCCCTGCAAGGATGCATGTTTGCATAGACGATGAATCAGAACATTGGCACGTTGCGTACTTTTCAGATGCGCATAACCCCAATGTTCTTGAATTGCGATTTTCTTCCACGCTCCTGGGCCATCAGAGGATGAGTGAAGCGGACATCGAGCAGATGAACGACATGCGCAATGGAGGATTGGCGTCTTGCAAATCCATGATTTTATGGCGAGCCTAGCCGGCGGGTATCATAATGTCCCCTACACAACAAAGGACATGCACAATGGAAATGCGAAACAACGAAGGGAGGGTGGCCTAGATGCAGAATCGTGCTTAAGATATCTCCGAGAGTGCAAGGCAAATGATCCAGCACTTTACTACAAAGAAGTTGTTGACGGGGAGGGCGTGTTACAACATTTGTTTTGGTGTGACAGCACCAGCCAAATTGATTACCAGGTATTTAGAGACGTGGTAGCCTTTGATGCAACGTACAAGAAAAACGTTTACCTTTCACCACTGGTAGTCTTCTCTGGTGTGAATCACCACAACCAAACGGTTGTCTTTATTGATGCACTCATGGCAGACGAGAAAGAAGAGACCTATGTTTGGCTGCTTCAACAGTTGTAAACTGTAATGAAAGGGAAAGCTCTTGTGTCCACAATAACCAATGGTGACCGGCAAATGAAGTCTATGATCGAGCAAGTAGTTCCAGAGGCTCACCATCGACTCTGGGCTTGATACCTACTCTGAAACGCCACGAGCAACATTGGAAAGCCTAACTTTACCAGGATGTTTAAGGATTGCATGCTTGGCGACTACAAGGTCGGAGCATTCCAGAGAAAGTGGTTTGAGATGGTGGAGAAATTTGGCGTCGCCGATAAAAGATGGGCACAAGACATGTACGAGAGAAGGCATAGTTGGGCAACATCACACATACGAAGAAAGTTCCTTGCCGAATTTCACACAACCTCAACGTGTGAGGACTTGCACGCGGTGATATCATGGTATGTTAAGTCTCGATACAGTTACACTGATTTTTTACATCATTTTCATCGATGCTTGATGTTTGGTCGTGCAAAGGAAGTCGAGGCTGATTTTGAGTGTGCAAAGGGTGACCTTGTTTTGACCACCAACCTGAAACAGTTGGAGCGGTGTGCAGCCGATAACTACACTCAAACAATATTCTATTTGTTTGTTCCCATTCTTGACAGGACCTGTGCAATGAGGGTGGTTGATTTTGAGGACAACGATTCGTATTTTATCCACACCGTCTCTCGATATGGCACTCCTGGGAAAGATTGGCATGTTGTTGCAACATCTGAAATGAGCGAGGTCCGATGCACGTGCATGAAAATTGAATGTTTTGGGGTCCCTTGCGATCATATAATTGTGGTGCTTGTTTTTAACAATGTTCATGAGATCCCAAGGTCTCTGATATTGCCGAGATGGACCAAGGATGAAAAAGTGATGGGGTGCAGTCGATGGGCATAATTTGGGATTGTGTACAACTAACGCAACACTGGTGCCTGATGGATTGGTACCAGAAAGTGTGCAAAATTGTATGTCATAGCACTGAGAAGTTCCAGTTTGCAAGAGACATTGCCATGCTGATGCTGAAACACTTTGAGAACGAAGATGCAACCGACACCAGTTTTTCACCCGAGGGGCCATCCAATGAAGGTGGCAGAGCCTCGGCACAGAATCCACCCAGGCGCAATACAAAGGGTAACGGTGTTAACGATGGAAAAAAAATTCAAGCATTGTGTTGGTTGTAGGTATTGCGAAGAATATTTTAGTCAATATCCAAGGGTTGCTCTTTCCGGTATACTTTCATATCTTTGAAATCCCTCCAATTGATTCGGACAAGCCATCTTCTATTCTCCTTGGGAGACCATTTATGAAGAAGTTCTGATTCAAGTTGGATGTACATTCCGGAGCTTACTCATTTGAGGCCGATAGAAAAATAGTGAAGTTTACTTTAGATGGATTCAAGAAGCCTACTCTTGAAGTCTACTCCATTTTCAGATGCGACTTAATTGAAGATCAAGTGATTGAGCCTAACAAggagcaagaagaagaaaagcatgCCAAGGTGTTAGAGATTTTCCTCCTTGGAGAGGTTCCAAATGCTCAATGAACTCATGCAAGTCCAACTTAAGACTTTAaactaaagtgctaggtgggagacaccccaccatggtaacattgttctaacCCTTCTTCTTTTGTTTATAGTTCTTAGATTTAATTACTTTCTTGTgttatattgataaaaaaaaaagagaaagtctCTTATGCgcgcgcacacccttgtgcgtacgcacacatcttgaTCCCTTCTCTGTTCAGAGCATTCGCACGACTTGTGCAAGCACACACCTTCCATTTCTCACCTCGTGTGCATGTGTACACATGCTTGTGTGTATGCACAAGTACtgtttttgacaaaatttttattgcaCTTTGAATTTAGCCCTAACGCACTTCCACCCCCTCTATCCCcttcttttcttacttttaccctcttttctatttattcttgtttgttttatttgtatttcaattttattttagtaattatattagttttggtatTATTTGCTTgttaaataagttgcaagtgtttgcttgatggttgattgggttgcttcttgatTGAATTTCATCAATGCACTTTTACTTTGCCTTAAATTACTAGCACCTAATTGGATTTGCACATTCACATTTTGTTGCATATTAGGTGAAATTTTTATAAGTACACATTGaattaagtgaattgagttgaaattacttattcatcatgatcttttcATATCAAATTCATTACATGACCGATACTTAtttcttgttaatgctttgcatttgtttgcgTGACTTGACTTGATTATTATCAAGTGTGTCACTTTTTGCAACAAGTACCTTTACCATGTGGCTATTTCATTATGAGTCATAATGAATAAGGAGTTTACTTTTTATTATTGGATTGGTCATTGTTTATGGTGCTTCTATATCAAttttgcgctttcacttgcacaatttcaataaccaatatcttatatattcaattcactttagttgtggtTACCTAGGTTGGCCTATGCCTTTCCTCTTGCTTATGCCTTACTTGCAACCTAGGCCACTTGATTGAGGAACATGCTATTTCTTTTGATTGTGTGGTTTCTGTTTTTATCCGGCCAATGTGTATGTTCTAAACCGTCCATACTTCGAATACACACATTGTGTTTTATTATACCACACTTATATGACCTTTTCCTCAATTGTTGTTTATTTGCTTTCTATAGTAACCTGAGCTCCGgtgcccaccagctgaaggtggagcctcacaTCTCTTCACCCCCGGATTGTGTGCATGTACGGAGGACTGTGCAATATTTAAGTATGGGGGAGGATCCACAATTTTCGGGgcgtaatttatttttctcaacactttgcatcattttcttattttactaGTTATGttttttgtgaatatttgtttattatttcatTGCATTTCACGTTGTTTAGTttgcttgtatatatcttagtttggttatagttttaTTGTAATAAATATTTGCATTTGCATGGTAGAGTAAATAAGCTTGgttaaaacaacaaagaattttcaataAATCTCTTATAGGGcgttccattgattagatttgaaaaatTGTTTgttttcaacttgcttgaagtatctttttatggaacataaaaaagagcttgaacaaaataCTTAGTGACCTTTGagccttaattgtatggttgcacattttcaaccacaaattttgttcttgtgtgttatacttcttttatgattgtaatctttgatttgcttgattctatatgtccattattttgtgtatgaatgtatttatatgattgaggtcatcgtttcatatagctcacttaaccaaatagcctaccttttatctttcattgttagccaactttgagcctatgctaaacccatttgttcttaattttagcatattacaagccttaaagcggaaaacaacaAATATCCCTTGTtttgatctttgattagcttaggttagtgAGTGTatttatcattcaagtgtggaaataTTTGAGGAGATTGggtgagata is a window from the Arachis hypogaea cultivar Tifrunner chromosome 1, arahy.Tifrunner.gnm2.J5K5, whole genome shotgun sequence genome containing:
- the LOC112717640 gene encoding protein FAR1-RELATED SEQUENCE 9-like, translating into MFKDCMLGDYKVGAFQRKWFEMVEKFGVADKRWAQDMYERRHSWATSHIRRKFLAEFHTTSTCEDLHAVISWYVKSRYSYTDFLHHFHRCLMFGRAKEVEADFECAKGDLVLTTNLKQLERCAADNYTQTIFYLFVPILDRTCAMRVVDFEDNDSYFIHTVSRYGTPGKDWHVVATSEMSEVRCTCMKIECFGVPCDHIIVVLVFNNVHEIPRSLILPRWTKDEKVMGCSRWA